The Candidatus Zixiibacteriota bacterium nucleotide sequence CGGCCAAATTGCCAACACCGCCGAAGTTGAAGACTATCCCGGCTTCGAGCATATTTCCGGCGCTGAACTGGCGGCGAAATTTGAGTCGCACGCCCGCAAATTCGGCCTGGAGATCGTCAGCGACACTGTCGAGGAAATCCACAAAGACGGAGATGTCTTTCACATCAAGACAGGTGAATCCAAACTGACAAGCAAAGCGGTGATTCTGGCAACCGGCGGCTCACCGAATAAATTGCATATCCCCGGCGAGCACGAATTCGCCGGCAAGGGTGTGTCGTACTGCGCCATCTGCGACGGCGCCTTCTTCAAGAACCAGGTGATTGTCGTCGTCGGCGGTGGTGATGCCGCGGTGGAAGAGGGAATCTTCCTGACCAAGTACGGTTCCAAGGTGATCCTCATCCATCGGCGCGACAAGCTGCGAGCCCAAAAGATCATTCAGGAGCGGGCGTTTCGGAATCCGAAGCTGGAATTCATTTGGGATTCCACGGTCGAAACGATCAACGGCAACGGCAAGGTGTCGCACATCATGGTGCGCAACGTCAAAACCGGTGCGGTCCAGCGCGTCGATTGCGGCGCGGTCTTTGTCTTCATCGGGTTTGTGCCGAATTCCAATTTGACGCGTGAGCCGCTCGCCACGGACGAAAACGGCTATATCCTGACCAACGAAAACATGGAGACTTCGATCAAGGGGCTCTTCGCCTGCGGCGATGTGCGTCACCAACTGGTGCGGCAGGTCACGAACGCTGTCGGCGATGCCACCACTGCAGCCATGGCGGCGTCAAAATACATTGAAGAGCTGGAAGACAAAGCCGCCGGCGCGAGCCAGCACGCCGTGAAATAACGAGCGGGAGACTCACTTCAGTGATTCCCAGTCCTCCGGGATGTTCTTCGCGAGCCACTTGAGGAACTCCAGTTCCGATTTCAGAAACTTGATCCGGTGCCGCATCGCGGCGAGCCGTCCGAAGGGGAAGCGCGGCGCCATTTCAGACTTCTGCCACAACTCTTGGGCGCGGTCGAGTTCGCGCTCCAAGTCCTCTTGCCGCCGCTCCAGCAGCGCCTGAAACGAAATCTCCTTCGTCTGCAGTTGCGCGGCGAATCCCATGAACAGGTCGAAATCGAAGTAGGTTTTGCTTTGGAACATTTGTTCCAGATTCGCCTGCTCGCGTAGC carries:
- the trxB gene encoding thioredoxin-disulfide reductase; the protein is MKTDYDIIIIGGGPAGLTAGLYGARANLKTLSIEKYLAGGQIANTAEVEDYPGFEHISGAELAAKFESHARKFGLEIVSDTVEEIHKDGDVFHIKTGESKLTSKAVILATGGSPNKLHIPGEHEFAGKGVSYCAICDGAFFKNQVIVVVGGGDAAVEEGIFLTKYGSKVILIHRRDKLRAQKIIQERAFRNPKLEFIWDSTVETINGNGKVSHIMVRNVKTGAVQRVDCGAVFVFIGFVPNSNLTREPLATDENGYILTNENMETSIKGLFACGDVRHQLVRQVTNAVGDATTAAMAASKYIEELEDKAAGASQHAVK
- a CDS encoding PadR family transcriptional regulator produces the protein MNITRTDLIILSFLSEQPAHGWEIDRRLVAIGADLWAEYSRPNLYYALRKLERAGLIERIKSTDHALRKPYRVTGKGTAALREQANLEQMFQSKTYFDFDLFMGFAAQLQTKEISFQALLERRQEDLERELDRAQELWQKSEMAPRFPFGRLAAMRHRIKFLKSELEFLKWLAKNIPEDWESLK